The Methanoculleus taiwanensis nucleotide sequence CAGAGACCGCCTGGTAGACCGTCGAGATGTCGTGCTCGCGATGCAGCTCCATCCCCGATTGTCCGGCCTTCTTTAATTTATGCCGGAGTTTGTAGTGGAAACCGTTCCAGATCTCCTCGGAAGGCTGCGTCAAATCGACGGTGTAGGTGTAATGGACTTTTGCACTGTACTGGTTCCAGATGAAGTTTCTGATATCGAGTTGATCCGGCACCAGCATCATCGAGAGGTAACTCGGCGAGAACTCCTGGAGCGTGGCGTGGATATCGTCCGAAACCATCTTTAAGAAAGACTCTTTCTTGCTCTGCTTGAGAGTGTCGTACTCCTGTCCCATGACAAACCCGAGATATGGGATGATCGACTGCATCGGCGGGGGTGAAAAGGCCGTCTTTAAGCCGTGTACGTTCCTGCAGAAGAGGGGAAAGACGCTGATCAGCTCTTCGCCCTTATAGATGCCGTACGGGAAGAACCGATATCCGGTATGCTCCTCGGTGATCTTCAAAAAGTCCCACTTGTGAAAGAGCAGCCCCCCGGCGCTCTCGTCGATGAATCTATCCCATGTCTCTTTGTCTTTTATCGTCTCAACCGTCATTTCGTCATCGCTTCCCCCTTTCGACTGCCGGTATGCTCGACGAGTCTAACCCTTCTCTTCAGGTATATATAGATTCTTTTGGTGCAACGGCCGGAGTTGCATCTCACCGGTTCTTAGACCCTCCACGCGATGGATTATATGCTGATGGGAGAATGGCCTTGCAGTACCGTCGTGTATCGTTTCTTCCCGTGGACTACCGGCTGATTTAAAGAATGGACGCATTTTGTCCGCGGCAGGGGCGTGAGGGGTCCCGGGGACGGGACGGGCAGGGATGCCCTCTATACTCGCCCTGTCCGCATCATCATCTTCTTGACGAGATTGAGGTACGCCCACTCGGTGACCGCACCGAGCCTGTCCTTCTTCGATATCTCAAAATAGATCAGGAGATCGGGATTGAACTTTGATTTAAAGAAGACGAGATCCTTATTGTTCGCTCCCATATTCTCGAGCTGCCGGTAGCCTTCGGCTTTTGCCTTCTCGATCAGGAGCCACTGGAGGTACTCGTTGCCGGCGAGCGGCGTCTCAAGCCTCGGCGTCCCTATCCAGAGGAGGAACTTCTTGTACTCCTGGGTGGTGACGAACCCGGCCACGTCGCCCGCTGCATCGTAGAGGTAGTACAGCCCGATATTCTCCGGGTACGCCTGCATGAGATCGGTGAGGTAGGCACGATCGATGACGGGGATGTCGAGTGCGGGGTCGCTGTAGCGCTCGGAGAGCAGCGTATAGAACGCCGAGAGATCATTGCTCTTCACGAGTTGCATATCCGCTTTCGCAGCTTTCTTCAGTTTGTTCCGGAGTTTGTAGTGGAGGTCTCCCCAGAGTTCGTCGAGGGATTTCTCCAGGTTGACGGCATAGGAGTAGTGGATACTCGTGGAAAACCCGTCCCAGATGAACTGTCTGATATCGAGAAAGTCCGGGACGAGGGTTATCGAGATGTAGTTTGGGGAGAGACCTGCAATCTCCTGCCGCATCTCGTCGGCGACAAGTTTGAGGAAGGTTTCCTTCTTGCTCTGCTTCAGTCCGCCAAACTCCCTGCCCATGACGCACCCGAGGTGCGGGATGACGGTCAGAGGGGGCGGCGAGAAGACCGCGTTTACGCCGTGAATCCTCTTCTGGAATAACGGGTACAGGCAGATGAGTTCGTCTCCTTTATACACCCCGTACGGGAGGAACGTATACCCCGTATGCTTCCCGGTGATGGTGAGATAGTCCCACTTGTGGAAGAGGAGCCCTGAAGGGCTCTCGTCGACGAACGTATCCCAGATCTCTTTGTCGCTCAGTAACTGCACTGTCATGCGCCCACCTGCATCGTGCGTACCTCCTTTCAAGGTCGCCCGTCGGGTCTATTCAGACGATCTCTCTATATATAATTTCCGGAGCTTCCTCCCCGAAACGGCGCTCGTTACCGGGCGGATTTGCCGAGACATCTCCCTGCCGGAAGAGGGGGAGATCCTGGCCCCGAAGATCGGTTCTCCCGGGTATACGGCCGATACTATGCCGTTTAGCCTCGCGATCTCCGAGGTCAGTCCGGCAGGTTTCCGGCACGCTGTTCTTCTGGCTGCTTTTTATCCGGAACGAAGAATAGTGAGTCAGAATGGAATTTGTCACCCTGTGTGTCATCGGAGGCTGGGATATTTTTAAATACTGGTATGAATGAGGTAGGGGCATGGTTACGCTCCGTCTGTTGGCCATGGATGATGTTTCTTTTCACTCCTGGACGTGCTGCAACGCGAGTGGCGACGTCTGGGTGTTTTTTAAAGAGAAACATCTGTTCCCTGAGTTCTTGAAGCACTTTTACTCGATGTGGGGAGAGGACCGGGAAGCGATGCCTTCATCCGAGAACTTCTTCTGATGGAGCAGGGCGAGCATGACCGTGTATCACTGTTCCGGGGAAGATGGAGATGGAAAACCCCGGTGAGGAGATCGGCAGAGCGATGAACTGTCGCTGACGGAAACCAGGGTGCGAAGGAGGGAGCTGAAATATTTCAGATCTGGGATTGCGTGTACAATCGGGAGTCGGTTACGGCTAAGGCTCTCAGCCTACTCCCTACCTACAGCACCTTCCGAAGAACGTATGCCTTTCTGCGGCGTTCGCAGTGGTGGAGCCGGGAGGAGCTCGAGGCCTATCAGCGTGCCGAACTTGCGCGGCTGCTCGACCACGCGTACGAGCACGTCCCCTACTACCGGCGTATCTTCGACGAGCGAGGCCTCAAACCGGAAGATATCCGGAATCTCGCTGACCTCCGCCTGCTTCCGTTTCTTACGAAGGAGATCATCCAGAACAACCTCGCTGAGCTTCGGGCGACCAACTACCCGGAGAATGCCTTTGAGTACGTAACGACCGGTGGGTCGACCGGTATTCCGGTCGGGTTCTACTACGAAAAAGGGGTCTCGCGGGCGAGAGAGTGGGCGTTTATGAAAGCGCAGTGGGACCGGGTCGGCTACCGGTTCCGTGACCGGTGCGTCATCCTCCGCGGCCACGTCGTCGACCCCGACCCCGAGGGGGTCTTCTGGAAGAAGGCACTCTTCGGCCGCTGGCTCATCATGTCGTCGTACCACATAACCGAAGAGACGCTGCCTGCCTACATCGACCGGATCCGGTCGTTCCGGCCGAAATATATTCAGGCCTATCCTTCCATCATCAGCATCCTCGCGACGTATATGCAGAAGCACGAGGTAGAACCGTTTCCGACGCTGAAGGCCATCCTCTGCGGGTCGGAGAACCTCTACCCCTGGCAGCGCGAGCTCGTTGAAGACGTCTTCGGGTGCCGGATCTACAGCTGGTACGGCAACAGCGAGCAGACCGTCCTTGCGGGAGAGTGCGAGGAGAGCTCGAGTTACCACATCTTCCCCGAGTACGGGATCGTCGAACTGATCGGCAAAGATAACCTCCCGGTGACCGCTCCCGGAGAGCTCGGCGAAGTCGTCGCGACAAACCTTACGAACTACGTCTGCCCGCTCATCCGCTACCGGACGATGGACCTCGCGGTCAGGGATACCGACCATTGCCCCTGCGGGCGTGCATACCCGCTGCTGAAGAAAGTGGAGGGGAGGCTGCAGGAGTTCATCGTCACGAGAAACGACCGTCTGATCCCCATGACCGCCGTGAACATGCACTCTGCGGTCTTTGACAATGTCATTCAATTCCAGTTCTACCAGGAACAAGAGGGTGAGGTCATACTCAGGATTGTACGTAAACCGGGGTACACCGACCGTGATACCGAGTCTATCCGGCAGGAGTCCCAGAAGAAACTCGGCGAGGATGTGCATATAACCATCCGGTTCGTCGACTCGATACCCCGCACCGAACGGGGCAAGTACCGCTTCCTGATACAGCAGCTTCCGCTTGAGAACTGTGATCTGTGAGGTATCGGATGGATACGGTCAAATTGATGGCGGTCGGCGATATCTGGCTGCAGACGGTAAACGGCAGCCATCCTTTCAAGCATGTTCGCCACCTCCTCAAGGATAAGGATATTCTCTTCGGCAAC carries:
- a CDS encoding GNAT family N-acetyltransferase, with amino-acid sequence MTVETIKDKETWDRFIDESAGGLLFHKWDFLKITEEHTGYRFFPYGIYKGEELISVFPLFCRNVHGLKTAFSPPPMQSIIPYLGFVMGQEYDTLKQSKKESFLKMVSDDIHATLQEFSPSYLSMMLVPDQLDIRNFIWNQYSAKVHYTYTVDLTQPSEEIWNGFHYKLRHKLKKAGQSGMELHREHDISTVYQAVSDRFSQPSMNIPMISRRYFEDLFRAYPDHLAAYNLYDRAGELVGTVTTQEYKRFLLWMGTPRMDTASAGNEYLQWLLMLKAKERGFHTLENIGANTKNLNLFKSKFGFEITVYLELYMRNMLGTMAEWVYSNIINPSRLKRRVVSYIE
- a CDS encoding GNAT family N-acetyltransferase, producing the protein MTVQLLSDKEIWDTFVDESPSGLLFHKWDYLTITGKHTGYTFLPYGVYKGDELICLYPLFQKRIHGVNAVFSPPPLTVIPHLGCVMGREFGGLKQSKKETFLKLVADEMRQEIAGLSPNYISITLVPDFLDIRQFIWDGFSTSIHYSYAVNLEKSLDELWGDLHYKLRNKLKKAAKADMQLVKSNDLSAFYTLLSERYSDPALDIPVIDRAYLTDLMQAYPENIGLYYLYDAAGDVAGFVTTQEYKKFLLWIGTPRLETPLAGNEYLQWLLIEKAKAEGYRQLENMGANNKDLVFFKSKFNPDLLIYFEISKKDRLGAVTEWAYLNLVKKMMMRTGRV
- a CDS encoding phenylacetate--CoA ligase family protein, with product MYNRESVTAKALSLLPTYSTFRRTYAFLRRSQWWSREELEAYQRAELARLLDHAYEHVPYYRRIFDERGLKPEDIRNLADLRLLPFLTKEIIQNNLAELRATNYPENAFEYVTTGGSTGIPVGFYYEKGVSRAREWAFMKAQWDRVGYRFRDRCVILRGHVVDPDPEGVFWKKALFGRWLIMSSYHITEETLPAYIDRIRSFRPKYIQAYPSIISILATYMQKHEVEPFPTLKAILCGSENLYPWQRELVEDVFGCRIYSWYGNSEQTVLAGECEESSSYHIFPEYGIVELIGKDNLPVTAPGELGEVVATNLTNYVCPLIRYRTMDLAVRDTDHCPCGRAYPLLKKVEGRLQEFIVTRNDRLIPMTAVNMHSAVFDNVIQFQFYQEQEGEVILRIVRKPGYTDRDTESIRQESQKKLGEDVHITIRFVDSIPRTERGKYRFLIQQLPLENCDL